A portion of the Thermosipho africanus Ob7 genome contains these proteins:
- a CDS encoding acyl-CoA carboxylase subunit beta, protein MEELIKKLKELEENIELGGGEKQIEKQHKAGKLTARERIALLFDEGTFEEIDKFVKHRNTNFGLDKKELPADGVIVGIGKINGRPVAAFSQDFTVMGGSLGEMHAKKIVKIMDLAMKLGIPIIGINDSGGARIQEGVDALYGYGEIFFRNTLASGVIPQITIIAGPCAGGAVYSPAITDFVIMVDKTAQMFITGPNVIKAVTGEEISKEDLGGAFIHNSKSGNAHFVAQSDEDAINIAKKLLSYIPQNNMEEPLLTSSTQDLDIDDSILNIVSPDSKKGYDVKNVIKKIVDNGEFLEVHEHFAKNIVVGFARINGYPVGIIANQPNVFAGVLDIDSSDKAARFIRFLDAFNIPIVTFVDTPGYLPGTKQEHGGIIRHGAKLLYAYSEATVPKITIILRKAFGGAYIAMGSKHLGADFVAAWPTAEIAVMGPEGAANIIFKRDIEISENPEETRKQKIEEYKNAFSNPYVAASRGYIDAVIDPRQTRRFIAQSLEYGKTKVEPRPKKKHGNIPL, encoded by the coding sequence ATGGAAGAATTAATAAAAAAACTTAAAGAATTAGAAGAAAACATTGAACTTGGCGGAGGAGAAAAACAAATTGAAAAGCAACATAAAGCAGGAAAATTAACTGCAAGAGAAAGGATTGCTCTTCTATTTGACGAAGGAACTTTTGAAGAAATTGATAAATTTGTAAAACATAGAAACACTAACTTTGGACTTGATAAAAAAGAATTACCAGCAGATGGAGTAATTGTTGGAATTGGAAAAATTAATGGAAGACCTGTTGCAGCATTTTCTCAGGATTTCACAGTAATGGGTGGCTCTTTAGGAGAAATGCATGCAAAAAAAATCGTTAAAATAATGGATCTTGCAATGAAACTTGGCATACCAATTATAGGAATTAACGATTCAGGTGGCGCAAGAATACAAGAAGGCGTTGATGCCTTGTACGGTTATGGTGAAATATTCTTTAGAAATACCCTTGCTTCAGGTGTAATACCTCAAATTACAATTATTGCCGGTCCCTGCGCTGGAGGTGCAGTCTATTCACCAGCAATTACTGATTTTGTAATAATGGTTGACAAAACTGCTCAAATGTTCATCACAGGCCCAAATGTAATTAAAGCAGTTACAGGCGAAGAAATAAGTAAAGAAGATCTTGGAGGAGCTTTCATTCACAATTCAAAAAGTGGAAATGCACACTTTGTAGCACAAAGCGATGAAGATGCAATCAATATTGCAAAAAAATTACTTTCATATATTCCTCAAAATAACATGGAAGAACCGTTATTAACATCTTCTACACAAGATTTAGATATTGATGACTCAATACTCAATATTGTTTCACCAGATTCTAAAAAAGGATACGATGTTAAAAATGTAATTAAAAAAATTGTGGATAATGGCGAATTCTTAGAAGTTCACGAACATTTTGCAAAGAATATAGTAGTAGGTTTTGCAAGGATAAATGGTTATCCAGTAGGTATAATTGCAAATCAACCAAATGTATTTGCAGGTGTTCTTGACATTGATTCTTCAGACAAAGCTGCAAGATTTATAAGATTCTTAGATGCATTTAATATTCCTATTGTCACATTTGTAGACACTCCAGGATATCTTCCTGGCACAAAACAAGAACACGGTGGAATAATACGTCACGGAGCTAAATTACTTTATGCCTATAGTGAAGCAACTGTTCCAAAAATAACAATAATATTAAGGAAAGCCTTCGGTGGAGCATATATAGCAATGGGAAGTAAACACCTTGGTGCAGACTTTGTTGCAGCTTGGCCAACAGCCGAAATTGCAGTTATGGGACCTGAAGGTGCTGCAAATATTATTTTTAAACGCGACATCGAAATTTCTGAAAATCCTGAAGAAACCAGAAAACAAAAGATTGAAGAATATAAAAATGCATTTTCAAACCCATATGTGGCTGCTTCAAGAGGTTATATTGACGCAGTAATTGATCCAAGACAAACTAGAAGATTTATTGCTCAATCTCTAGAATACGGAAAAACAAAAGTTGAACCAAGGCCAAAGAAAAAGCATGGAAATATACCATTATGA
- a CDS encoding OadG family protein — protein MQMFIITFIGLVTVFLIFFILYFVFLLFGFFSKKASMKLPKKIHSQEVTNEKNILLESEESEEEIAAVMAAIYALMGSNIRIISVSKKNRKREWTFWKKTGWRGVKGWSESSRLE, from the coding sequence ATGCAAATGTTTATAATTACCTTCATAGGTCTAGTAACGGTATTTTTAATATTTTTTATCCTATATTTCGTTTTCTTGCTTTTTGGATTTTTTTCAAAAAAAGCTTCCATGAAACTACCTAAAAAAATTCACTCTCAAGAAGTAACAAACGAAAAAAATATTCTACTTGAGAGTGAAGAAAGTGAAGAAGAAATCGCAGCTGTCATGGCTGCTATATACGCGTTAATGGGGAGTAATATAAGAATAATATCTGTATCAAAGAAAAACAGAAAAAGAGAATGGACCTTCTGGAAAAAAACTGGATGGAGAGGTGTAAAAGGATGGTCAGAAAGTTCAAGGTTAGAGTAA
- a CDS encoding biotin/lipoyl-containing protein, giving the protein MVRKFKVRVNGKEYTVEVEELGGAQSIQSVPTPEPVVENETKSIQTQSTVEEKTAPKQEVASPSSGAKIVAPMSGIVLKVLVSAGQKINSGDKVAILEAMKMENEIISEFSGTVKNVLVKEGDNVDTGQVLIELE; this is encoded by the coding sequence ATGGTCAGAAAGTTCAAGGTTAGAGTAAACGGAAAAGAATACACAGTAGAAGTTGAAGAATTAGGTGGCGCTCAATCGATACAGAGTGTTCCAACCCCTGAGCCAGTTGTCGAAAATGAAACAAAGTCAATACAAACTCAATCAACTGTTGAAGAAAAAACTGCTCCAAAACAAGAAGTAGCAAGCCCATCTTCTGGAGCAAAAATTGTTGCTCCAATGTCAGGAATAGTATTAAAAGTTTTAGTTTCAGCCGGGCAAAAAATTAATTCAGGTGATAAAGTAGCCATTTTAGAAGCTATGAAAATGGAAAATGAAATTATTTCTGAATTTTCAGGAACTGTTAAAAATGTATTGGTTAAAGAAGGAGACAACGTAGATACAGGTCAAGTATTAATTGAACTTGAATAG
- a CDS encoding cobalamin B12-binding domain-containing protein, translating into MEKKIRVLIAKPGLDGHDRGAKVVSKALRDAGMEVIYTGLRQTPEQIVKAAIQEDVDVIGLSILSGAHMSICKKVLDLMKENDIENIPVFVGGIIPEDDARELKKMGIKEVFGPGTPLSTIVEKIKGLFAEV; encoded by the coding sequence ATGGAAAAAAAGATAAGAGTATTAATTGCTAAACCAGGGCTTGATGGTCATGATAGAGGAGCTAAAGTTGTCTCAAAAGCTTTGAGAGATGCTGGTATGGAAGTAATATATACAGGTCTTAGACAAACTCCCGAACAAATAGTCAAAGCTGCAATCCAAGAAGATGTTGATGTTATAGGACTTTCAATACTTTCTGGGGCACATATGAGTATTTGCAAAAAAGTATTAGATCTTATGAAAGAAAATGATATAGAAAATATTCCTGTATTTGTCGGTGGAATAATTCCAGAAGATGATGCAAGAGAACTAAAAAAAATGGGAATAAAAGAGGTTTTTGGACCTGGAACACCTCTTTCAACAATTGTTGAAAAAATAAAAGGACTTTTTGCGGAGGTATAG
- the meaB gene encoding methylmalonyl Co-A mutase-associated GTPase MeaB has product MKELIEKLKQKDQKALAKLITYVENNEDTSFIEELPSSGSKIIGITGSPGAGKSSLVDAIITKLRETGKTVGIIAIDPSSPFTGGAFLGDRIRMKKHFLDDGVFIRSMGSGNSLGGLNESIFDVIKLMDAFGFDYILIETVGAGQSEIDIVFASDVVILVLSPGNGDEIQLLKAGIMEIGDIYVINKADLDGANSLKVQLEYTLSFSNVKKPIIETIATSGVGVEKLVESINDCFNNFSKNGELKKRLNRRIKKHAETIVLKKVKHIINSKETKSVSSLVEETIKSLCNMV; this is encoded by the coding sequence TTGAAAGAATTAATTGAAAAATTAAAACAAAAAGATCAAAAAGCACTGGCAAAACTTATAACGTATGTTGAAAACAATGAAGATACATCTTTTATAGAAGAATTGCCATCTTCAGGGTCAAAAATTATTGGAATTACTGGAAGTCCTGGCGCAGGAAAAAGCTCACTTGTCGATGCTATTATTACAAAGCTAAGAGAGACTGGTAAAACTGTAGGTATTATTGCAATCGACCCTTCCAGCCCTTTCACGGGCGGTGCATTCTTAGGTGATAGAATAAGAATGAAAAAGCATTTTCTGGACGATGGAGTTTTTATCAGAAGCATGGGTAGTGGTAATAGTCTTGGCGGGCTTAATGAGAGTATATTTGATGTAATAAAATTAATGGATGCATTTGGTTTTGATTATATACTTATAGAAACTGTTGGGGCAGGGCAAAGCGAAATTGACATTGTATTTGCATCGGATGTGGTAATATTGGTTTTATCTCCAGGAAATGGTGATGAAATTCAACTATTAAAGGCTGGTATAATGGAAATCGGTGATATTTATGTTATAAATAAAGCAGATTTAGATGGTGCAAATTCTCTAAAAGTACAATTGGAATATACATTATCATTTTCCAATGTTAAAAAACCTATCATAGAAACTATTGCAACTTCTGGAGTAGGAGTAGAAAAATTAGTTGAGAGTATAAACGATTGTTTTAATAATTTTTCAAAAAATGGAGAATTAAAAAAACGTCTAAATAGAAGGATAAAAAAACATGCTGAAACAATTGTTTTAAAGAAAGTCAAACATATTATCAATAGCAAAGAAACCAAGAGTGTATCATCATTAGTAGAAGAAACAATAAAAAGTTTGTGTAATATGGTATAA
- a CDS encoding tetratricopeptide repeat protein, giving the protein MKKVALIFLILLSSVFFSNSLEENFIKARNFHDIDLIKDVISTAKKEQNNVIYAEALMEYALWGDSEDKEKLYTEALEVIKKEIEKDPNNGRAYYVAGAIVGRLAQYKGIVQSLFMLNDFDNYIEKAIEILDDNFYKGLALIAMGMRFRDVPWPLRSYKKAEKYLLDALEILPNYPNIHLELGKLYEKMGKVEEAKKEYEIVINSNAHPLLNATHEEAKEEARQLLQNLK; this is encoded by the coding sequence ATGAAAAAAGTTGCTCTTATTTTTTTGATTCTTTTATCTAGTGTATTTTTCTCAAATAGTCTTGAAGAAAATTTTATAAAAGCAAGGAATTTTCATGACATTGACCTAATAAAAGATGTTATATCAACTGCAAAAAAAGAACAAAATAATGTTATTTACGCAGAAGCCTTGATGGAATACGCTCTATGGGGAGATTCTGAAGATAAAGAAAAGTTGTATACTGAAGCACTTGAAGTGATTAAAAAAGAAATTGAAAAAGATCCAAATAACGGTAGAGCATATTATGTTGCAGGCGCTATAGTTGGAAGGTTGGCTCAGTATAAAGGAATCGTTCAAAGTCTTTTTATGTTAAATGATTTTGACAACTACATTGAAAAGGCTATTGAAATTCTTGATGATAACTTTTATAAAGGACTTGCATTAATTGCAATGGGAATGAGGTTTAGAGATGTTCCATGGCCTTTGAGAAGCTATAAAAAAGCAGAAAAATATTTGCTTGATGCCTTGGAAATTCTTCCAAATTACCCAAATATACATCTAGAACTTGGGAAGTTATACGAAAAAATGGGAAAGGTTGAAGAGGCAAAAAAAGAGTATGAAATAGTTATAAATTCAAATGCTCATCCACTGTTAAATGCTACACATGAAGAAGCAAAAGAAGAAGCAAGGCAACTTTTGCAAAATTTAAAGTGA
- a CDS encoding PhoH family protein codes for MLKKISIPKDVFVVEVFGQYDNRLRYLKKKFGLEISLRGNDIFIRGDDEKKIEIVESIIKEMINITRDGHLLDKHEFEYLVSEKEEETQEEALSNVVTKTIARGRVKPKTKGQKAYIDAVEKNDIVFVIGPAGTGKTYLASALAVDYLRSGKVSRIILTRPAVEAGEKLGFLPGDLSEKVDPYLRPLFDSLMDMLPLEKFISYREKNIIEIAPLAYMRGRTLNNAFIILDEAQNTTYEQMKMFLTRIGFNSKAIITGDITQIDIKENSGLVMAEKILKGIEGIGFVYLSEADVVRHPLVKKIIKAYEVYEKGVKE; via the coding sequence GTGTTAAAAAAGATATCTATTCCAAAAGACGTATTTGTCGTTGAAGTGTTTGGGCAATACGATAATAGACTGAGATACTTGAAAAAGAAATTCGGACTTGAAATTAGTTTAAGAGGAAATGATATTTTCATTCGAGGTGATGACGAAAAGAAAATTGAAATTGTAGAAAGTATAATAAAAGAGATGATTAATATTACACGTGATGGTCATTTGTTAGATAAGCATGAATTTGAATACCTTGTTTCTGAAAAAGAAGAGGAAACTCAAGAAGAAGCTCTTTCAAATGTTGTTACAAAAACTATTGCTCGAGGCAGGGTAAAACCAAAAACAAAGGGGCAAAAGGCCTATATTGATGCGGTAGAAAAAAATGATATAGTATTTGTAATTGGACCTGCTGGGACTGGAAAGACGTACCTCGCCTCTGCACTTGCTGTAGATTATTTAAGAAGTGGAAAAGTTAGTAGAATAATATTAACACGTCCTGCAGTTGAAGCAGGGGAAAAGCTTGGTTTTTTACCAGGTGATCTTTCTGAAAAAGTTGATCCTTATCTAAGGCCACTATTTGATTCATTAATGGATATGTTGCCACTCGAAAAGTTTATATCTTATAGAGAAAAAAATATAATAGAAATCGCACCTCTTGCATATATGAGAGGCAGAACTTTAAATAATGCATTTATAATACTTGATGAAGCTCAGAATACAACTTATGAACAAATGAAAATGTTTCTAACAAGAATTGGCTTTAATTCAAAGGCGATTATAACGGGAGACATAACACAGATTGATATTAAAGAAAATTCAGGACTTGTAATGGCAGAAAAAATTCTTAAAGGAATTGAAGGTATTGGTTTTGTCTATCTTAGCGAAGCAGACGTTGTTAGACATCCTCTTGTAAAAAAAATAATAAAAGCTTATGAAGTTTATGAAAAAGGGGTAAAAGAGTGA
- a CDS encoding HDIG domain-containing metalloprotein — MKKIPLKNFDGVIVSFITVALLNFFDFNIIKAIYELIFLIIIWYLVIEKVFEEVFYFKLHKIYKNTFYFLFIFGVFITYISIKRFDLTLSPFLISSLLLTLLTSYIVGFSAGILQSILIAFHINDFYSAIYMISQILLMNYLIRNINRRIEIAKSAVFTSLLSFALLLDQIPLKPLYLNIYDISYGVLNPFISTIIILGTLPYIEYFTRIYSNIGLSELANMNHPLLKRLSLQAPGTYYHSIMVATLAEAAAERIGANSTFARVASYFHDIGKMIRPYFFVENIPDNQENPHDSISPFLSHLILEDHVKSGIELARKYRLPLTIEFIIPQHHGTRVQKYFYHKAKELEENVSEDSFRYPGPKPQFKEAGIIMLADSVEAALKSLNSSNYQRIKDLVENIVSSIYNERQLDESGLNLKELELIIDEFIKVIVNITKARIEYPKEEIKKVVQANGDNKQTN; from the coding sequence GTGAAAAAAATACCGTTAAAAAACTTTGATGGTGTAATTGTTTCTTTTATTACTGTTGCTTTATTAAATTTTTTTGATTTTAATATTATAAAAGCAATTTACGAACTTATTTTTTTAATTATTATTTGGTATTTAGTAATAGAAAAAGTGTTTGAAGAAGTCTTTTATTTTAAATTACACAAAATATACAAAAATACTTTTTATTTCCTTTTTATTTTTGGAGTATTTATAACTTATATTTCAATTAAGCGCTTTGATTTAACACTTTCTCCTTTTCTAATATCTTCTTTGCTTCTAACGCTATTAACTTCTTATATAGTTGGGTTTTCAGCAGGAATACTGCAAAGTATTTTAATAGCTTTCCATATAAATGATTTTTATAGCGCTATATACATGATATCTCAAATATTATTAATGAACTATTTGATAAGGAATATAAACAGAAGAATAGAGATTGCTAAATCTGCCGTTTTCACCTCTTTGCTATCGTTTGCATTACTTCTTGATCAAATCCCTCTAAAACCTTTATATTTAAATATCTACGACATTTCCTATGGAGTTCTAAATCCTTTCATTTCAACTATAATAATACTTGGTACACTACCATATATAGAATATTTTACAAGAATATACTCGAATATCGGGCTTTCAGAACTTGCAAACATGAATCATCCACTTTTAAAAAGACTGTCTCTTCAAGCACCTGGAACATATTATCACAGTATTATGGTAGCAACCCTTGCTGAAGCAGCAGCAGAAAGGATTGGTGCTAATTCAACTTTTGCACGTGTTGCCTCATATTTTCATGACATAGGTAAAATGATAAGGCCTTATTTCTTTGTAGAAAATATTCCAGACAATCAAGAAAATCCTCATGATAGCATAAGTCCTTTCTTAAGTCATCTTATTCTAGAAGACCATGTTAAATCAGGTATAGAATTAGCAAGAAAATATAGACTTCCTCTAACGATAGAATTTATAATACCGCAGCATCACGGTACAAGAGTACAAAAATATTTTTATCATAAAGCAAAAGAACTTGAAGAAAATGTATCTGAAGATTCATTTAGATATCCTGGTCCAAAACCTCAATTCAAAGAAGCTGGAATAATAATGCTTGCCGATAGTGTTGAAGCTGCATTAAAGAGTTTAAATTCTTCAAATTATCAGAGAATAAAAGACTTGGTAGAAAATATTGTTTCATCTATTTACAACGAAAGGCAATTAGATGAATCTGGGTTAAATCTAAAAGAATTGGAATTGATAATAGATGAATTTATAAAAGTTATTGTAAACATAACAAAAGCAAGAATAGAGTATCCTAAAGAAGAGATAAAAAAGGTGGTGCAGGCAAATGGTGACAACAAACAAACAAATTGA
- the ybeY gene encoding rRNA maturation RNase YbeY, producing MVTTNKQIEEGYLKYMDEILKTEIGKDVNVNLVFIDKGEIERLNNQYRNINAPTDVLTFVYGDDDLYAEIFVCEDVIKENAEKFYNTFEKELLTVLIHAALHVAGYDHEYDTTNAKEMFQKQEEYLKKYDVDNN from the coding sequence ATGGTGACAACAAACAAACAAATTGAAGAAGGATACTTAAAATATATGGATGAAATTCTAAAAACCGAGATTGGCAAAGATGTTAATGTAAATTTAGTCTTTATTGATAAAGGAGAAATTGAAAGATTAAACAACCAGTATAGAAATATAAATGCTCCAACGGATGTACTAACTTTTGTATACGGAGATGATGATTTATATGCAGAAATATTCGTATGTGAAGATGTTATAAAAGAAAATGCCGAGAAATTTTATAATACCTTTGAAAAGGAATTACTTACAGTTTTAATACACGCAGCATTGCATGTAGCAGGCTATGACCATGAATATGATACAACCAATGCAAAAGAAATGTTTCAAAAACAAGAAGAGTACTTAAAAAAATATGATGTGGATAACAATTAG